The following DNA comes from Metopolophium dirhodum isolate CAU chromosome 8, ASM1992520v1, whole genome shotgun sequence.
GTGATGAACTGTTTGCGGACATTTtcagatttcaatttttttagtttttttttttataaatgtcaataaaattgtatttgttgggtaaaaaatcctGAAAATAAGGttatctacttttatcaaaaaaataaatgtctataagaaagtcaaattaaatttttatgagcgtttgaagttcaaatgttcATAACATTGGATATTTATTCTTATTGTAATTCAAACACGAATAACCGTAGTcacttgaaatttatatcataatatgtttatattatcaattcctatactttatattattttataatattaattcaacttactagctaccgtattaataataatagtaataacaatataaatataatataaaatatccccactgacaaaccgtcaccgctcagaatcgtttttcgtatacaatgatattatatcattgaattcaaatttaataccacccattatatagtcattatattctataatttaaaaacgaattatcttttaaattatcaaGACGTATCTATgtcagtttataaaaataagtataaatttacAGTTTTCatatttcgtatattttttttaaatagtaaggTAACTATCtactatttatgattataataaattactcatGACCatgagtaatttattaaatacacaattaaCTATATTTGTGTATCATATATCcattcacattaaaatatttgatatacctacctatttaaagaAACATTTTGTGTAAACCGTAGTTAATATTAGTcgttataatgtatgtatgaaGAAACAGATTCTCGTAAATAAAGCTTTAGGTACAGGAATGTACAATATGATGGTGTCTTTCCGAGTTTGTAATTGTACATACCCAATTTCTTacgttgtttttttcttttaccaaCTCTTAATTTACCTGCTCTAATGCTTTAAACCTTACATAACTGTTTAAAtactaatgtttttaatttatctgtCACATAATAggacatgaataaaatataaaaatacaaatatttcgattttttaGATCTCAGATTTTATGTTACGCATAAactaaaattctgatttttaaaatttagttttactaataagtaagacgtaggtaggtacctaaaattcTTTAAAACAACAAACGCGAATATTATgaatacagttattattaaaaaaacactatttcAACAAGttggttaaattatttatcatgatGGTTATGTCTTAGAAAAGGATTTTTTAGGTgggtacatttaattaattaagaaactGTAAACTTAATTATCGAAGTTAAATtaatgacatattttaatgatagtTAATGAACGGAGTTTTAAAAATTAGTCACTTTTATGGTAATTATCTTATCCGCCTGTCacttaatttgaaaaatgttttatcatcaaataaatGGCAGTACCTACGTGTGAAAACGTCTAAAGGATGATATTCACTGGATTGTGCATTTATTCGATTTATACTTATTCATAACTTTAACtgaataatataactatcgcaTAACCGTTAATACTCATCCACATTTGTTATTACGAGTATTGAATAAATGCCAATAACATGAACTATCTTTATACCATTTTTAACTTACGGACATCTGAAAAACtatacaatcaaaatatttttggcaaTGGTTAGCAATAGTTGGCAGAAAAGTATTTTGTGAAAccattaaaattactaaataggGTTTCAagtagataatttatataattaatgaacttaatgtatattttaaataataactatgcatactgcataatatataaatttataaagctatcgaaaaacattttatataatattatgttatgtgcactttataaatttgtaagtaatatatgttttatgatTGGTAAAAAATGATGTGAAAGAAATGTATGAGGACTTGAATATAAGATCATATCATAGTCGAATGAtaagcatttattttaaattattgtacctaattggtagtgaaaatttcataaattatttaaattttattaaaataaaattttatcaacaagtcttataataattaatttttgtatttccgattgaataatgataattatactatattatagtattaaagtataataatataattagttgatttatttttcatataacgCCTTAATACTGGTAGTGTAGGCATAAAGTCTTAGCTTGGTCACCTGTATGGCAACATTTATATTTGAAGAGGATTCGGTAGATTTTATGCCATGTCTGGTTTAGGTGAATGCAAATTTTACTCTATAGACAGTTTCCTgccaaataactaataagggaCATGCCACGACTGGGTTCGTAAGTTCCACCTTTGTCCAATCTGCCACCCGTTGATTAAAGTGTTGATTCAACTTTAtaactcaaataataatattaataattttgaattatgtttTAGGTGGTTTTTACTTTGATATCTACTCTTCGGTTGGTaagtacattgtaataatacacagcttttcatatttttagaaagtagattttgaatttttttggaaTCAGAATTCCGTTAAGATTTAATTGGATGCCAACGATAAATTAATcatgtcaatatatatataagttaccTATACCGTATACtcattaaattatcagatacaACATTTTAGTACACGTttgaatgtttaatattatattaattaaagtaaTTGATTAAGTAGTCTAACTATAGACACTACAATTTGGGATTTAGTTCAATTGTTTGAATACTATCAATttagtacaatttaattttagttgccAATAATATGATTACGTGATTACAAACAAGTTACAACTCATCAGGTGACGACTTTATTatcatttgcataatattttaataaaattataaccaaaATATATGGTATGTAACATCATCATCGtatgtataaacaatacaaaatgtaatcCAAAATGCTACATAATATCTTCTATATTCTTAAATACAAGCCAAAATAACACCACTGGATTAAGGCTTCATTAAgtcatagtaaaaaaaaaaaaaacttttgaaatGAATAAcccttattgtataatatgtgtatttagagaattttaattgtatacatttctaaataaaataggttaaaataattgtttgtaaagTGCAagatttagattctgagtgtaaCACCGAGTTGGTTggtccataaaaatatttatcttaataataataacaaatcataatattatatattatgcattgtatAAGAGGCATTTAATGTATGATTTGAAAGATAtaaagtaatacaaatatacaataggaataattttaattaaaagcatttttaatgagttttttaGTTTTCGAAAAAACCAAGATAAAATTATCTAGAAACAAAATACGTTGATAATtatggtaaattaatttttttatttatttaagaacattttattaagaaaatattaaacgaatttTAAAAGATTCGTGTGACGTATGAtttgattatgtttttttctacgAGCacttacaatttgaaaaaaaaaactttagtaAACTGCATTAccctatattttatgtttgttaaaCTTCAGAGATATAtccatttaaaagtttttaggTCAAATACAAAAGTGTAAAtagtaagaataaaatattttattatactgcaCAAGCTAGTATTACACTGAAATTATTTGATCCCCAATCCAGATACTTCGACAAAAATGACATCCTTGGGTATTGTTGTCAAAATGTCAATCTTTTTAAAGTACAGTTCATCAGCTCTTgaacataaaacattaattattttagtaaaaataagatatacttaatatattttacaatggtTAGAACAGGAGTTGTTagagtaattaatataatacataatatcttatccgactataaaactattgtttacaaacagtgaaatttttttttataagtgtttaacatgatatatacgtatatttatactttatatcttATACTGATTTAACAACACgttgtatgaaaatatattgttcaaCTCTAAAGAAAAccctgttaatatttttttttcatttggcACAATGATGTAGACATCATTACAATTGTAGCAAATCAAATGCACATGAAATATGGTCAGtcttttataaactttttttttttataaatcaattcTCTATGTCCAAAGAGTtttgaagtaaaatatatttaagtatgaaAACCAATTAACAGGAATGCTTAACACAGTttgatatttcataaatattttaaatttttaactgatTCCGGAAGAAAGATAGGTACGTCAATATTTGTATCGCTGTTCAATTTTATGCCTAGGTTCTTTCAACTTTACAATTCAAAAGAATTggaatatcataaatattaaaatgttttgatcaCTCTTTTAGTCTAGCCTTAGAGCTTCACATGCTAACATCATTGAAATTGATAGTGGGAAATGTTTTGCCATTCTCGCAAAAATCTATAtggcataatatttttaggaaATTTATCTGCGATTAATTTCTAGTTTCAAATCATGATAGAATCATGaagtattataatgaattgaattatttatttctgaacAATACTTTGATGTAAAATATATCCATTTGCAATGATTAAAACAATAGTAGGTTATTCAAAATGTCATCATAATAGAGTGAGAGCGTGCtgagaataatattaagttttatttgaaGCAGTCGCGGGGAAAACATTATTCTATTGAAGTTGGACGGAAACAAGGTTATGTTTTTGGGATTTTATACCAACAACCGGATTCTTTTCCACATTTGATCATTTTCGTgctacaacaaataataattcacccaCCATGGTAACTTTAGCAAAAGCGTGCGAGAGTTGTAGTAATGGTATGTAGGACTTCTGTATTGCACACACTCTAATGATCATTTATATTTCACACGCACGTACatgtaaacaaataatagtatagCCTATGTTTAGCTCATTAAAAGTGGTCCGCTCCAACTCTCTTAAATTTTATTGTTCAGAATTAAACTTGATAAGGATTcaaattaagataaatataatattatgatatagtttaaataaaaatatctgttgcactaaaaattatttaattctatatGTGTCCGACAGTCGTGAATGTaatgaatttaaacattttacggtTCAACTAATGCATAATATGTGGTAGTTTGAATTTGTAATTACTATtcattaaaactttaaagtAGACATTctacattgtatttttgtagatattaaCACCAGTTTGTAACTGTAAATTTGTATACTGACTAATagctttttctttttaatcttATGAAAAAGAGTGATCTGGAAAAAGCTTTTAAGTTTTTTCCGCAACTTTTTTAACGCTAAAAtgtcaaaaacaaattacgttttttagaaaatcataaaaactttGTTCACGAGTCCCTCGATAAATTCAATCAGCATTAAATCTTTTTACAAGTCATTAAATTTTCCTTTAAACATGTGAATGATGATGGATATTAGTCACTTtgagtacaaaaatatttcgaGATGTCTGAAAGTTATTTGCTTAAGACGatgatcaaatataataaaataataaaagtattaaattacaaaatgcttatttcttgaatttttatttataattaaaatatttaagatattttggtttgaaaacactaaaaaaattgtgcaaacaataccatttttatttactgtttttagttgaaatatattatttgagcatacgcattcatttttaaattgtatgttcttaaatattttaaatcaatatgatttaactatttttttttttaaatttggaattCAGTTAAAAGGACTCACTTGGGTTTAAACGTGATTGCGATTGGGGTTGGCCTGGTCGATGCAACACCATCTGGTGGTGATACTGTGAACACTTCGTCTGCGGATCGCGCAAAAAACCGTTCAGGACCTAtagacaaaatcaaaaaatcgtATACGCGATGAATACCGTCGAGCGATGAGCTCATAGACGATTTGATGCCCAACAAGGTGGAAATCGGGTCGGCAAAAGTTAATCTATACGTTTATTATTTCACTTGTGAGTCTGTGGTGTGAATGTATATGCATGTACCTGGATAAGAAGATAACATCACGTTTATGGTTTTAGTCTCTGCTACGACCACTTGACCAAAATTTATGTAGCTCGTCGACAGCTTTAGTACGGGGAAGTATATGTGCATTTTGAACGTAGCAACCGTCtaaataaaataccataatatcatgtaccatgaataataataataataataataatagctaattTGATGGATGGATAGCGATATttacgttaataatataatacatacatagtatctatctatagttatttttaatacacaaGGGACGTTCAATGATTAATAATTCCTAGAAGAAATGTGTATAGTTGTTAAAGATAGATTTTTGTTATCATCAAAAAATTAGTGAATtatgagaaaaatataataaatagtatagtatataaaatataaatcagctTTTAatcatattgataataatatgatccttGAGTGCTAAAATATGTTCAGTTAATGTTTTTAAGTAGAAATATTCTTTAATTCCCTCGGTACTCACTTCCTGGTAGGTGGGGACTTCAACGCCGACTTCAACGCCAAACATCCCCAGTGGGGTTTTAGTCAACCTAATACTAGAGGTCGAACTTTCAACAGATTAATCCTCGATcacaatcttaaaataatatctccTTCTTACCCTACATATTGGCCCTCACATGCCAATAGACGTCCCGACGTTCTAGACTTTTATATCACTACGCTCCATAGCCACATAAAGTACACTATTACCAATTCCCCAGACCTCTCTTCTGACCATACACCAATATTACTCACTCTAAACGATACTTCAACTGCTACAAAAAACTACCCAACTATCACTCCGGGCAAAACAAACtggaaaaaatttagtcaaACTATAGAAAATGACATCACTCTCAACATCTCCTTAAAGAACCCACCTGACTTAGATACTGCAGTACACTCTTTcacaaggttaggttaggttaggttacaacctaacctaacttgaTGCTTCTAAAAACAACTCTTCCACCACTCACACAACCAATGTTTTACCCTCACACATAATACAACTCATTACAGAAAAGCGTCGAGCCCGCCGTATATGGCAAAGAACACACTTGCCGAGTGATAAAAAGCATTTCAACACTCTCAATAActccttaaaaaatattcttcgaAAATACAATTCTGACAAATTTCACAACTACTTGGAATCTCTCTCTAATACAGACAACTCTCTTTGGAAAGCCACTAAAAATATCCTAaaggaaaaaagtaaaatacctCCCCTACGGTACCCCGACAACTCCCTAGCTTCGTCAAATCTTGACAAAGCAAACTTATTCGCATCAGATCTTGAAAATAGATTCTCACCACATCCAAACTTTCTCACTAGAAGCCACTACTCTAGTATTGAAGCATCACTTCTAAACACTCTCCCAATGTGTCTCCCTACAAAACATACCTCCCCTTCTGAAGTcctaaatatcattaaaaacttaaaaaataataaatcccCAGGCCacgacctaacctaaccagtaCTATTGTTAAATACCTGCCTAAGAAAGCAATCTTACTTCTCACTTATATTTACAATAGCATTCTTCGTCTATCCTATATCCCTCTCACCTGGAAACACTCAGTTATCATTCTAATCTACAAGCCAGGAAAACCTACTGACCAACCCTCCTCATATAGGCCTATTAGCTTACTTCCTACCTTCtcaaacattttagaaaaaatcatattaaaaagaATTTATTCGATACTTAACGAGAAACAAAGTATTCCAAACGCTCAATTCGGCTTTAGGAGTAAGCACTCCTCTCTCCACCAACTACACAGACTAGTCGTCACTATTGCCTCATCtcttgaacaaaaaaattttgttctGGGGTCTTTCTTGATGTTGCTCAGGCGTTTGATCGGGTCTGGCATGAAGGACTActgttcaaattattatttttacccacTCCGTTATTCCTCTTACTCAAATCCTTCCTATCAAACCGTACTTTTTCAGTAAGATGTGAAAACGAAACTTCTGACCCACATCCTATTAAAGCAGGCGTCCCTCAAGGCAGTATTCTTTCCCCGactctctataatatatatacagcaGATCTACCACAATCTATCAACACTACTCTAGCTACCTTCGCCGATGACACAGTCATAATATCAACCAACTCCGAAATAGCCACCATTACAAACAACCTCCAAGACCACCTAACCCAACTACAAGATTGGTTCAGCTTATGGAAAAttaaagttaatgaaaataaatcctCTCACATCACTTTTACTCTACAACAATTCCTCCAGTTTACATAAATAACCAAATAATTCCCATTGTCGATTCCGTTAAATACCTAGGACTCCTTCTCGACAAAAGACTAACTTGGGCTAATCACATCAAAGCTAAAAGAACTTCCCTTAACCTCAGGTTTCACAAATTAAGACCACTTCTTCGATCCAAAATCtctttaaataacaaaacactaatatataaacaaatattacgtCCAGCAATGACTTACGGAATTCAACTGTGGGGTACCACTAAAAATTCAAACCTAATCAAATTCCAAGCGTTCCAATCAATATCTCTGCGTGTCCTCTCTAATGCTCCCTGGTACGTTAGCAACCGCACCCTACATCATGATCTTAACATACCATCAATATCCACTCTTGCCTCTTATCATTAtaacaaatttcataaaaatacttttaaccaTCAAAACCCACTCATATCTAAACTTTCTTCTTGCACAATACCTGATAACCCCCCTCGTCGCCTCAAACGCAAATGGCCGcgtgatttattaaataatgcctagtgctattattataaagttaccTCCCCACTAAGTTTAAATTGGAAGTAGTGTCACTGGACACTCCCTTCCCTCAAGATTTCCATGTCTTGTAACATTCATCTcatcatatttacttattatataaatttgtatttaggttgtaaattttcttaaataaaaaaaagtttaaaattattaaacaaaataggtaatattctataaactataaacgatcttgttttattatttttattaattaattcataaattttaataaggCGTCTTTAGTAATTTCatgctatatagtataaaataaataatacacctTCAAAAATAGTTGCTaaggaataataatttattacacgttcgtataaattaaatgtgctcatgtatattaatataataccatattatggtaaacgattattttttgaaaccaCATAGGTCAATTCAACCATGACCAGATGCTTTTTATGCAGATATAAAGGATGACAATCTGGAAAACAACCGATTGTTTTGGGAAAAAGTCATAGTAgctttaaattgaattttggaccaaatattataataatatcattttattataaatataatatagtccagGATTGAACGTAAATGTTTCTATAAAAAGTCTAAAGTTTAAACCTTCAATAGAATcgaatacataaattgtatactgCTAAACCTActgatattttgtaataatttgtatacccCAGAGATCAAAATACATAAAGAATACTTGATATGGGTTAAATTTAACGAGtggcattttttttagagtccCTAGTAAccatatataaatcatatataatatttattacattttgcactaaatattttaaatattttataaataagttaaatattaaacatttaaaatacaattatgaatcATGTTACtccttataatatttaacttaaatgtttttatacagaCTTAATGCACAGACtaatgcatttattttgttgatttctttaatttaactatgaaataaatgttaagacttaaaataaatacaaaaattattttttggtacttaagatttagtttttttttaaatttagataccTTAGGTTTAAAATAACTGTTTTCATAAACAGCGTTTAAGTATCCTGTTTTCTCGAATTTTCTGGGTGATATTAATTCAGCAGGCATTTTTGGCGGATGaacttgttttatatttataatagcttGCAGTTCGATCTAAAGGCATATCATAAACAGTGAACATGTTATGCGAAGGAACActaataatagtgatattattattattcaaatatgtgtagtaaaatattataatattcaataattatatattataaataataacaacataaaacataataatattatgtaataaaattgtatacttcgACCAAATCCTTATGAAACAAATGAATATGATCTTTTCCGGCACGAATACCACATCTTAGTGATCTCAAACTCTTTATGAAGAACGGACTACCGATTTCGAACGAAATGTTTTCAGGATATCGTAAATCATTACACATGGTAAACAACCGAGTTACCGTATAATTCTCTGATCGAGAGTTATACATTTCCGATGCTGAGAcctaaaaattatcataattatatccACAGACGTATCGACCAAGATGTATTTTCTTGGAAGGAAcaatagcaaaataataaatgacgCGTTCGtgcaataaaaaacaatataacaaatgCCTCCAAGATTGTTTCCTTCTATCCCATTAAAATCAttcttatgttattttttaatgacacgtaacatattttattacttggAAAATATTATCCGACTCTCGTATGACTAAGTTTGGTTGTATCGAATGTCTTGTTTCCGAGTAAAGTTTAACAACTGTGGATTTCATTTTAAATCCGTCTCTTCTTATGcaatattttctgaaataattacagaaacattattttactaCTATAAATATGACTTAGATAATACCATTATTAGGTTTTTTAGTTAGGACCTATTTCAATCAACttatctaaatatttgaaaatgtttataaatatatcattatatcatatttgaCTGATACATTTCAGTATTTGAAACtcataagcataatataatgttattattatttaagatgaatataatagtaaatataagtaTGAACTGGTAGGTAGctaaattgtaatgttttatCTTTCTATTTAGCTGTACTCGAGGAACGTCATAGAActtatagtgaaatataatatacatgttgaacgtttataataatacaatattattgttatttgtaggtaaccatatttgtaattttggatgttgatatttctataattaaaaaattaattttttacacttTCACACCCAAAAGTTCTAAGTGATGGAAATAGGTTgatgtgatacatttttaagtatgcGCTCTGGTAAATTAGATTATTTATAGTGATGTGCAATGTGCATGacatcataattattactatcaacaaaataatttgttttgttttctagATAAAATCTGTGGTTCATAATAAACttcgttaattttattaaacttttgtgTTAACAATTTACAcagtcaaatataaattataattgaagtAAAATCCTAAATGTACCCAGATGGTTCAAGAGCAGTCACTATTCCAACCGCTTTTccatttactatattatttttttcatttcggtTTATGGTTAGTTCTTTCGTCCGATCTAAAGAAAACGTTACATATCCTAGTGTTTTTGGttctaatttcaaaataataggcTTGACCTGAAAACAAACagttcatttttgaaaatgaaagtTAATTGttcaatcaaaatatacaaatagtagttataattaatttatgtatataatataatattcatcatcACAGCATTAAGCAATGTtgattctttatattttatatcctgGTGTGTGATCCTTAACAGCTTGGGAAAAATGCATTGAAgtttgttcataaaatattatggaatattaatattggttataatactataaataattgttactatttattatacacacacacacactcgcgtCACACACGCGATTTTGCATAATGGCAAGCGTTGCtcttttaaagaaaaaataatgtaggttaACGTATTCAGCCGGAAACTGTGGTATTGTGAAGCGTtcttaattttctgaaaatagaTTAATCATGTGTGCCATTAGGATTTAATGATTATAGCGTAAGAGGTTTGACGTtgggtatttttatattacgtttatatcaCGTGTAACGGATGTTCCGTATAATTTCATCTATTAAATTCTGGTGGACAGTTTTCTCTAaaaatctagttaaattatcaTCTCAATGTctcaattgtatttatttatttggatacaatgataatatattgtaggtatattgagTTCt
Coding sequences within:
- the LOC132951124 gene encoding uncharacterized protein LOC132951124, which translates into the protein MAFKDIECNTAVEQSITIRNPTKIPCQVKTKARYHGYSVPGKIDNAYGDGTEIASIKRCSIWIERDDEILYGQDEFKVSVWVLATTWGRYEDVVTIELHVGLDILPAIHIPLIIKAITFPIEYPLAKDVHKPTINFSLYSMESENRLQILNNSEIPIKISWRIYNESKENKPFGVLIDTLTPDYPDHWSLRITSYDGLENPRYFIVKPIILKLEPKTLGYVTFSLDRTKELTINRNEKNNIVNGKAVGIVTALEPSGKYCIRRDGFKMKSTVVKLYSETRHSIQPNLVIRESDNIFQVSASEMYNSRSENYTVTRLFTMCNDLRYPENISFEIGSPFFIKSLRSLRCGIRAGKDHIHLFHKDLVEIELQAIINIKQVHPPKMPAELISPRKFEKTGYLNAVYENSYFKPKTVATFKMHIYFPVLKLSTSYINFGQVVVAETKTINVMLSSYPGPERFFARSADEVFTVSPPDGVASTRPTPIAITFKPKADELYFKKIDILTTIPKDVIFVEVSGLGIK